Sequence from the Sanguibacter keddieii DSM 10542 genome:
GGCCACGGAGTTCTACTTCAACACCAAGACCCGTGAGGTCGAGGAGGGCAAGCCGTCCTCGTGGACCCACCGCATGGGCCCGTACCCCACCCGCGAGGCGGCGCAGGACGCCCTGGGCACGGCCAGCGCCCGCACGGAGGAGTGGGACGAGGCCGAGGCCGAAGAGCGGGACTAGCGGAGCCGCCTGCGCCGGCTGTGCTCTCAGTGCTCGTACTGGTGCTCGGGAGCCGGGAAGGTCGCGGACTGGACCTCGCCGACGTAGGCGCGTGCCGCGTCGGAGAGCGCCTGGCCCACCTGGCCGAACTGCTTGGCGAACCGCGGCGACCAGTCGCCCATGCCAGCCATGTCCGTCCAGACGAGCACCTGGCCGTCGACCTCGCTGCCGGCGCCGATGCCGATCGTCGGGATCCGCAGGATCTCGGTGGCACGGGCGGCCACCGGCGCCGGAACCATCTCGAGGACGACCGCGACCGCGCCCGCCTCCTGGAGCGCGAGGGCGTCCTCGCAGAGCAGCTCGGCGGCCTCGTCGCCGCGGCCCTGCACCCGCTTGCCGCCGAGCATGTTCTCCGACTGCGGGGTGAACCCGAGGTGGCCGAAGACGGGGATGCCCGCCCCGGTGAGCAATTCGACGTGCGGGGCGACGCGCTTGCCGCCCTCGATCTTGACCGCCTGCGCGCCCGACTCCTTGAAGAGGCGCACGGCGGACGCGAGCGCCTGCTCGGGCGAGGCCTCGTAGCTGCCGAAGGGCAGGTCGACGAGCACCATCGAGTGCTTCGCGGCGCGGGCCACGGCACGGGCCGACACGACCATCTCGTCGAGGGTCACCGGGATGGTGTTCTCGTAGCCGAGGGTGTTGTCGCCCATGGAGTCGCCGACGAGCAGGACGTCGATCCCGGCCTCGTCGAAGATCCGCCCGGTGATCGTGTCGTAGGCGGTGAGCATGGTGATCTTGCGCCCGGCCTCCTTGTGCTCGGCCAGGTGGTGCACCCGGAAGCGCTTGCGCTGCGCGGGTGCGACGGGGGTCTCGGCGGCGGTGCCGGATCCGGGGAGCGAGTGCTGTGCCATGAGTGCTGCCTCTGCGTCGTGGGTGGGTCTGCGTCGGGTCGTGCGGGTGTGGGGCGTCGTCGGCGGGTCGCCGACGCTGGGCGGGCGCGTCCTGCCAGGGGTGGGACGTCGCGCCCGCGGGTCAGGCGTGCGGCTCGCGCCAGCGCGAGGTGACCGGGAGCCGTCGGTCGCGCCCGAAGGCGAGCGCCGTGACCTTGGGGCCGAGGGGGTACTGGCGTCGCTTCCACTCGGCGCGGTCGACGAGGGAGACGACCTTGTCGACGACCTCCTCGTCGAAGCCGCGGGCGAGCAGCTCGGCGCGTCCCTCGGCGTGCTCGATGTACGCGTCGAGCACCTCGTCGAGCAGGTCGTACGGCGGCAGCGAGTCCTGGTCCACCTGGCCGGGCCGCAGCTCGGCCGACGGCGGCTTGGTGATCGACGACTCGGGGATCGGGGGGATCTGCCCGGCATCGAGCGCGACGTTGTTGCGCCAGCGGGACAGCGCCCAGACCTGCGACTTGTCGACGTCCTTGATGGGTGCGAACCCGCCCACGGCGTCGCCGTAGATGGTCGAGTAGCCGACCGCGAGCTCGGACTTGTTGCCGGTCGCGAGGACCAGGTGGCCCTCGGAGTTCGACAGGCCCATGAGGATCATGCCGCGCACGCGCGCCTGGAGGTTCTCGGCGGCGACGTCCTGCAGGTCGAGCTCGCCCTGGAACGCGTCGACCATCGGCGCGATCGGCTGCACGCGGTAGTGCGCGCCGATGCGCTTCGCGAGGTCGAGGGCGTCGTCCTTGGAGTGCTCGGAAGAGTAGGTCGAGGGCATCGAGACGCCGTAGACGTTGTCGCCGCCGATCGCGTCGGCGCAGATCGCGGCGACGAGCGCGGAGTCGATGCCGCCGGACAGCCCGAGGACCACGCTGCGGAAGCCGTTCTTGCGCACGTAGCCGCGGACGCCGGTGACGATGGCCTGGTAGACCTCCTCGTCCGGGTCGAGCGGCGGCGCGATCGGGCCGCGGTGCTCGGGCTCGCCGTCCGCGGCGAGGTCCCACACCAGCAGGTGCTCGACGAACTGCGGCGCGCTCGTGAGGACCGAGCCGTCCTCGCCGACCACGAAGGACCCGCCGTCGAACACGAGGTCGTCCTGGCCGCCGACCATGTTGACGTAGGCGACCGGCGCGCGGAGCTCGCGGGCGCGGCGCACGGCGAGGTCGGTGCGGGAGTGCCCCTTGCCCTCCTCGAAGGGTGAGCCGTTGAGCACGAGGAGCAGGTCGACCTCCTGCGCGGCGAGCTCGGCGACGGGGCCGCCGTCCTGCCAGATGTCCTCGCAGACCACGAGGCCCACGCGTCGACCCTGGATCTCCAGGACGCAGGGCTCGGCGCCGGGCGCGAAGATCCGGAACTCGTCGAAGACCCCGTAGTTGGGGAGGTGGTGCTTGTCGTACGACGCGGTGACGGCGCCGCCCTGCAGCACGAGCGCCTGGTTGGTGGGCCGGGTCCCCGGGCTGGTGCGGGTGACCTGCGGCGCTCCGACGGTACCGAGCACCACGGTGAGGTCACCGAGGCCGTCGGCCACGAGCTGGTCGGCGATGGTCTGCACCGCGGCGCGGGCCGCCCGCTGGAAGGACGCGCGCAGGGCGAGGTCCTCGATCGGGTACCCGGTGATCGTCATCTCGGGGAAGGCCACCACCTGCGCGCCCTCGGCGGCCGCGCGCCGGGACCACTCGAGGATGGTGCGGGAGTTCGTGTCGACGTCCCCGACGCACGTGTCGATCTGCGCGAGGGCGATCCGGATGTCCACCATGCGACTGACCCTAGTGCTTTCTCTCCGGTCTTTCGGTCTGTCGGGAACCAAAAGGCTCCGGCATCAGCCATGATGGACCCATGGACAGGCAGCAAGAGTTCGTGCTCCGCACGGTCGAGGAGCGCGACATCCGCTTCATCCGCCTCTGGTTCACCGACGTGCTCGGGATGCTCAAGTCCGTTGCGATCGCACCGGCCGAGCTCGAGTCCGCCTTCACCGAGGGCATCGGCTTCGACGGCAGCGCCATCGAGGGGCTGACGCGCGTCTACGAGGCGGACATGATCGCGCGACCGGACCCGACGACCTTCCAGGTGCTGCCCTGGCGTGGTGAACATCACGGGACCGCCCGGATGTTCTGCGACATCCTCACGCCGGACGGCGAGCCCTCCCTCGCAGACTCCCGCAACGTGCTCAAGCGCGCCCTCGCGAAGGCGAGCGACCAGGGGTTCACCTTCTACACGCACCCCGAGGTCGAGTTCTACCTCTTCGAGCCGCCGAAGGCCGACGGGCCGCTCGTGCCGATCGACCACGGGGGCTACTTCGACCACGTCGCCCGTACGCAGGGTCACGACTTCCGTCGCGCCGCGATCACGATGCTCGAGTCCATGGGCATCTCGGTCGAGTTCTCGCACCACGAGGCGGGCCCGGGGCAGAACGAGATCGACCTGCGCTACGCCGACGCGCTCACCACGGCCGACAACCTCATGACCTTCCGCACGGTCATCAAGGAGGTCGCGCTCGAGCAGGGCGTCTTCGCGTCCTTCATGCCCAAGCCGCTGGCCGACCAGCCCGGCTCCGGCATGCACACGCACTTCTCGCTCTTCGAGGGCGACCGCAACGCGTTCCACGAGCCCGGTGCGCAGTACGACCTGTCCAAGACGGCCCGGCACTTCATCGCCGGCCTCCTGGTCCACGCCGCCGAGATCACCGCCGTCACCAACCAGCACGTGAACTCGTACAAGCGCCTGTGGGGCGGCGCCGAGGCGCCGAGCTACGTGTGCTGGGGCCACAACAACCGCTCCGCGCTGGTCCGCGTGCCGATGTACAAGCCGGGCAAGGGCAACTCGAGCCGCGTGGAGTACCGCGCCCTCGACACGGCTGCGAACCCGTACCTCGCCTTCGCGCTCACGCTCGCGGCGGGCCTCAAGGGCATCGAGGAGGGCTACGAGCTCCCCGAGGCGACCGACGACGACGTGTGGGAGCTCACCGACGCCGAGCGCCGCGCGCTCGGCATCAAGCCGCTGCCGCAGACCCTCGACGACGCGATCAGCCTCATGGAGAAGTCCGAGCTCGTGGCCGAGACCCTCGGCGAGCACGTGTTCGACTTCGTGCTGAAGAACAAGCGTCAGGAGTGGCAGGGCTACAGCCAGCAGGTGACGCCCTTCGAGATCAAGCGCCTCCTCCAGGTCCTCTGACCTGAGCGCCTGACCGGCACGACAGCACCGACCCGCCCCACGACCGACGGAAGCGACCGATGGTGAGCACCTCCCGGACCACGTCCATGACCGGGAGACTCACCCGGCTCGGATTCTCTGACGTCGCGCGCGCCGCACAGCTGTGCGGCGACAAGGACCTCGTCGCCGTCGTCGGCGAGGTCCACCCGAGCTCGGCGCTGCTGCCGGCTCTCGCGGCGACGGCGGACCCGGACCTCGCGCTCATCGCGCTCATCCGGCTCTGCTGCGCCGCGACCGTCGACCCGGACCACGCCGAGCGGGCGGCGCTCCTGGGGCGCCTGCTGTCGGGGGACACCGAGGGCATCGACGCGGTGTACCTCGCCCCCGACGAGCAGCTCGTCCGGGACCGGCTCCTCAACGTCCTCGGGTCGTCGGTGGCGCTTGGCGACGAGCTGGTCCGCCACCCCGAGCTGCTCGACGTGGTGAGCGACACGACGAGCGGCCTCGGCGTGGACGCGAGCGCTGTGCGCGCCGAGCTGCTCCGCTCGGTGGGCGCGGACCCTCAGGCCCCGGTCCCCGTCGCGTCGATGCCCGAGCTCGAGGCCACCGACGCCGTCCGCCGCGCCTACCGCACCCGGCTGCTGCGCATCGCGGCGAGCGACCTCACCTCCTCCGAGCCGCTCTCGATCCTCCCGGCGGTCGGCGCGGCCCTCGCCGACCTCGCGTCGGCGGCCCTCGAGGCGGCCCTGGCCGTCGCCCGCGGCGAGCTCCCCGACCACGGGGCCGGCGTCCGCCTCTCCGTGCTCGGCATGGGCAAGTGCGGCGGGCGCGAGCTCAACTACGTGAGCGATGTCGACGTCGTCTACGTCGCCGAGCCCACCGAGGGCACGGACGAGGGGGACGCGATGACGGCCGGTGCGAGGCTGGCCACCATCCTCACCCGCGTCTGCGGCGGCGGCCCGAGCAGCGTGCCCGCACTGTGGCCCGTCGACGCCGCGCTGCGCCCCGAGGGCAAGAACGGCCCGCTCGTGCGCACCCTGTCGAGCCACGTGTCGTACTACGAGCGCTGGGCCAAGACGTGGGAGTTCCAGGCGCTCCTCAAGGCCCGCCACGTGGCGGGCGACGTCGACCTCTCGCGCGACTACATCGAGGCCATCACGCCCTTCGTGTGGTCGGCCGTCGAGCGCGACCACTTCGTCGAGGACTCCCAGGCCATGCGTCGTCGCGTCGAGGACAACGTCCCCGCCGCAGAGGCGGACCGCCAGCTCAAGCTGGGCAAGGGCGGCCTGCGCGACGTCGAGTTCACCGTCCAGCTGCTCCAGCTGGTGCACGGCCGGTCGGACCCGTCGATCCAGAGCTCCAACACCCTCACCGCCCTCGCTGCTCTGGCGAGCGCCGGGTACGTGGGGCGCGAGCACGCCGCCCAGCTCGCCGTCTGCTACAGGTTCCTGCGGGTCCTCGAGCACCGCATCCAGCTGGTCCACCTGCGTCGCACCCACCTCATGCCGACCGCCGACGGCGACCTGCGGCGCCTCGCCCGCTCGGCCGGGATGCGGAGCGAGGGGGCCACGGGCCTGCTCCAGCGCTGGCGCACGGTGCGCCGCGACGTCCGGACCCTCCACGAAGAGCTCTTCTACCGCCCGCTGCTCCCCGCGACCGCCCAGCTCTCGGCCGAGGAGGCGAGCCTCGCGCCCGACGCCGCCCAAGCACGCCTCGCGGCCATCGGCTACCGCGACCCCAAGGGGGCGCTGCGGCACATCGCCGTGCTCACCGAGGGCGTGAGCCGGCGCGCGTCGATCCAGCGGCAGCTGCTGCCGGTGATGCTCGGCTGGTTCGCGGAGGGGTCGGACCCGGACGGTGGCCTGCTCGCCTTCCGGCGGCTCTCCGAAGAGCTCGGCACCACCCACTGGTACCTCAAGCTGCTCCGCGACTCGGGGTCGGCCGCGTACCGGCTCGCGTCGCTGCTCTCGACGTCGCGGTACGTCGCCGAGGCGCTCGGCCGCTCGCCGGAGTCCGTCATGTGGCTCGCCGAGGACAGCGAACTCGTGCCGCGCTCTCTCGACCGGCTGGTCGCCGAGTCGAACGCGGTGCTCACGCGTGCCGACGACCAGGTGCGCGCGCTCACGGTCCTGCGGGCCATGCGCCGCCGCGAGCTCGCCCGCATCGCCTGCGCGGAGCTCCTCGGGCTCTGCGGCCCCGAGGCCGCTGCGCTCGGCATCTCCGACGCGGCCGACGCCGTGCTCCGCGGTGCGCTGCGCGTCGCCGAGTTCGTGCTCTGCGAGGAGGCCGGGCTCACCCGCGCCGAGGCGCCCGCGGCGATGTCCATCATCGCCATGGGCCGGCTGGGTGGCAGGGAGGTGGGCTACGGCTCGGACGCCGACGTGATGTTCGTCTACCGCGCCGCCCCGGGTACCGACGACGCGACCGCCCAGACGTACGCCCTCGCGGTCGCCCGCAAGGTCCGGTCGTCTCTCGGGGGCAGCAGCGAGGAGCCTCCGCTGCAGGTCGACGCCGACCTGCGGCCCGAGGGGCGCAACGGCCCGCTCGTGCGGTCCTTCGCGTCGTACGCCGAGTACTACGGCCGCTGGTCGGCCGCCTGGGAGAGCCAGGCGCTGCTCCGCGCCCGTCCGGTGGCTGGCGACGAGTCGCTCGGGGCCGACTTCGTGGCCCTCGTCGACCCGCTGCGGTTCCCGGCCTCGGGGCTCGACGCCACGACGGTCCGCGAGATCCGGCGCATCAAGGCGCGCGTCGAGGCCGAGCGGCTGCCGCGCGGCGTCGACCCGACGCGGCACCTCAAGCTCGGTCGCGGCGCGATCAGCGACGTCGAGTGGACCGTCCAGCTGCTCCAGCTCCAGCACGGCCACGCCGTCCCGGGCCTGCGGACCACCGAGACGCGGGCCGGGCTCGAGGCCGCCGTCGAGGCTGGGCTGGTCGAGCGCGAGGACGCCGACGTGCTCGCCGAGGCGTGGCAGCTCGCGTCCAACCTGCGCGACGCCCTCGTCCTGTGGTCAGGGCGCGTGGGTGGCGCGACGGCCGACGTCCTGCCGTCCGACATCACGGCGCTCAGCGGCATCGCGCGGGTGGTGCACTACCCGCCGGGCAGCGGCGCCCAGCTCGAGCACGACTACCTGCGGTCCGCACGGCGCGCCCGCGGCGTCGTCGAGCGGCTCTTCTACGAGTTCGAGGACTGACCGCCGGACCGCTCGTCCCGGTCACGGAGCCGGTCGGCCGCGCTGTCGTGGGAGGTCGCGCGTGCCGCGGCTGCCGTGCTCTCGTCGGGCTGGACGTCGCCGGCCTCGTCGTCGGTGTCGTCGTCGCCCGGACGGGCCGGGTCGTGGAGCATGTGGGAGTCCACGAGCTCGTGGCGGCGCAGGTACGTGGTCGCGACGGCCTGGATGGTCGCGGCCACCGGCAGGCTGAGGAACGCGCCGAGCGCCCCGAAGACGGCGCCGAAGGCGAGCACCACCACGAAGGACACGGCCGGGTTCATCTGCAGGGCCCGGGCGGAGATCTTGGGCGACAGCCACATGTTCTCGACCTGCTGGTACAGGATGATGAAGCCGAGGACCATCACGGCCTTCTGCCAGCTGCCCGACGTCAGGGCGAACACGATCGGCAACGCACCGCCGATGTACGTGCCGATGGTCGGCACGAACTGCGACACCACCCCGGTGAACAGGGCGAGCGGCAGCGCGTAGGGGATGTCGATGATCGTGAGGAACACCCCGGTGAAGAAGCTCGCGATCGCCGCGAGCACCACGCGCGAGTTGATGTAGTCGGAGATCTTGATCTGCGTGATCTCCCACAGACGCAGCACCTCGGTCTGGTTCTTGGGGCGCAGCCACCCGCAGATCGACGCGCGGAACCGCGGGCCCGCGGCCGCCAGGTAGTACGCGACGAGCATGATGGTCGCGAAGGCGAAGAGGCCGCCGATCACGGAGCTGCCGATGGCCAGGGCGCGCGAGGCGACCTCGTTGCCGTAGTCCTGGAGCAGCTGGGCCTGGAGCTCCTCCATCTCCGGGATCATCACGTCGAACTGGTTCTCGGCCCACAGCGTCACCGAGTCGTAGGTGCGGGGGAGCGAGGTGATGAGGTCACCGGCCTGCTCGAGGAACATCCGGCCGAACAGCGCGATCACGGCACCGGCCGCGGCCAGCAGCCCGAAGAGGACTGTCGCCGTCGCTGCGCCGCGCTTCCAGCCGTGCTTGACCAGCCAGAGGATCATCGGCTCCATCGCGAGGGCGAGGAACAGCGCGATGATGAGGTTGACGATGAGGCCGGTGAGCGACCCGAGGGCCCGCCACACGAAGATCGCGGCGAAGACCGTCACGACCGCCGACAGCAGCGCGCGCCCGAGCCAGCGCGGCGGTCGCCGGGAGTAGTAGGACGGTGCGGGCGACGCAGCCGGGGACTGGTTCATGGGGCGACAGCTTTCGGGTGGCAGCCAGCGCTGGGCGCGGCCGGATCTCTCGGTGCCCTGCAGGGCAGGAACATTGGAACACGTCGCGGGGCACCCTGCCGACAGGACCGTCCAGCACGTTCGACTGCGCCGCCGGCACTGCCAGGTCAGGGCCCCGCGCCGGTCAGATTCCCGTTGCGCCCGGACGGTGAGGCCGGGCAGCATCGAGGCATGTCACGCACCTACGAAGACCTCGTCGCCGAGGCGTCCGCAGTCTCCGTCGACGGCTGGGACTTCAGCTGGCTCGACGGCCGTGCCACGGAGGAGCGGCCGTCCTGGGGGTACCAACGGGTCATGTCGGAGCGGCTGGCGGTCGCGTCGGCGGCGCTGGACGTGCAGACCGGCGGGGGAGAGGTCCTCGCAGGCGCCCCGGTCCTCCCGCCCGTGACGGCGGCGACCGAGTCCTGGCCGCCCAACGTGACGGTCGCGACCCGTCTGCTGCGTCCGCGCGGCGTGGTCGTGGTCGCCGACCCGGACGAGCCGCCGCTGCCCTTCGCCGACGCGGCCTTCGACCTCGTGGTCAGCCGCCACCCCGTCACCGTCTGGTGGGACGAGATCGCGCGCGTCCTCGAGCCGGGCGGCACGTACCTCTCGCAGCAGGTGGGTGCCGCGAGCATGTTCGGGCTCGTCGAGCACTTCCTCGGGCCGCTGCCCGCCGAGACCTACCGGGCGCGACACCCCGACGACGCACGGGCGGCAGCCGAGGCGGCCGGTCTCGAGGTGGTCGACCTGCGCAGCGAGACGCTGCGCACGGAGTTCTTCGACGTCGGGGCGGTCGTCTACTACCTGCGCAAGGTGATCTGGATGGTCCCCGGCTTCACGACCGAGGCCTACGACGAGCAGCTCCGGGCGATGCACGGCCACATCGAGCGGGAGGGCGCCTTCGTCGCGCACTCGACGCGGTTCCTGATCGACGCGCGACGGAGGTAGCCCGGCTCACCGCACAGGGCGCGAAGGTCGCGTCGGACGGGACTGGTGCGAAACGCTCAGAGCAGACACCATGGACGGGTGACCCATATCGACCTCGTCCTGGCCATCCTGCGCAGCTGCGGTCGGGGGGACCTCGCCGAGCAGGCGCAGCGGCACGGTATCAGCGTGCTGCACGTCGACACCCGCCACGCCGTCCCGCACGACCCGTCGAGCAGCGTCCAGGCAGAGCTGTGGCACCTCACGGTCGGTGACGACGCGCTCGCCTTCGACGGGTCCCTGCTGCGGACCGTCGACCGGTCGGTCCAGGATCCCGCCGACGCGACGGTCTGCTGGACGCTCGTCGGGGGTCGGCACCCGACCGTGGAGTCGGTGCGGTGGAGCGCAGCGAGGGGCGCCGAGGCCTGATGGCCTCGGCGCCCCTCGACGGAGCAGGGTCAGCCGTCGAGGTTGGCCTTCTCGGCGCGGATCGTCGTGTCGCCGCCGTGGCCGGTGTGCACGACCGTCTCGTCCGGGAGGGCGAAGAGGCGTGCGCGGATGGAGGCCTCGAGCGTCGGGAGGTCGCTGAAGGACCGTCCGGTCGCGCCGGGGCCGCCGTCGAACAGGGTGTCGCCGGTGAAGACGCACCCGAGGTCGGGCGCGGACAGGCACACGGCGCCGGGGGCGTGACCGGGGGTGTGCAGCACCGTCAGCGTGGTGCCGGCGACATCGATCGTCTGCCCGTCGGACAGGTCGTGGTCCCAGCGGACGGACTCGCCGTGCGTGAGGTCCCAGACCGGCTGGTCGTCGGGGTGCAGGTAGATCGGCGCCCCGGTGCGCTCGCGCAGCTCGGGGGCCACGCGGACGTGGTCGTCGTGCGCGTGCGTGCACACGATCGCGGTCAGACGGCGGTCCCCGACGGCGGCGAGGATCGCGTCGACGGAGTGCGGGGCGTCGATCACGACGCACTCGCTGTCGTCACCGACGACCCACACGTTGTTGTCGACGTCGAAGGTCTCGCCGTCGAGGCTGAAGGTCCCCGACGTGACCACGTGGTCGATGCGCGCGGCCATCA
This genomic interval carries:
- the panB gene encoding 3-methyl-2-oxobutanoate hydroxymethyltransferase translates to MAQHSLPGSGTAAETPVAPAQRKRFRVHHLAEHKEAGRKITMLTAYDTITGRIFDEAGIDVLLVGDSMGDNTLGYENTIPVTLDEMVVSARAVARAAKHSMVLVDLPFGSYEASPEQALASAVRLFKESGAQAVKIEGGKRVAPHVELLTGAGIPVFGHLGFTPQSENMLGGKRVQGRGDEAAELLCEDALALQEAGAVAVVLEMVPAPVAARATEILRIPTIGIGAGSEVDGQVLVWTDMAGMGDWSPRFAKQFGQVGQALSDAARAYVGEVQSATFPAPEHQYEH
- a CDS encoding NAD+ synthase, which encodes MVDIRIALAQIDTCVGDVDTNSRTILEWSRRAAAEGAQVVAFPEMTITGYPIEDLALRASFQRAARAAVQTIADQLVADGLGDLTVVLGTVGAPQVTRTSPGTRPTNQALVLQGGAVTASYDKHHLPNYGVFDEFRIFAPGAEPCVLEIQGRRVGLVVCEDIWQDGGPVAELAAQEVDLLLVLNGSPFEEGKGHSRTDLAVRRARELRAPVAYVNMVGGQDDLVFDGGSFVVGEDGSVLTSAPQFVEHLLVWDLAADGEPEHRGPIAPPLDPDEEVYQAIVTGVRGYVRKNGFRSVVLGLSGGIDSALVAAICADAIGGDNVYGVSMPSTYSSEHSKDDALDLAKRIGAHYRVQPIAPMVDAFQGELDLQDVAAENLQARVRGMILMGLSNSEGHLVLATGNKSELAVGYSTIYGDAVGGFAPIKDVDKSQVWALSRWRNNVALDAGQIPPIPESSITKPPSAELRPGQVDQDSLPPYDLLDEVLDAYIEHAEGRAELLARGFDEEVVDKVVSLVDRAEWKRRQYPLGPKVTALAFGRDRRLPVTSRWREPHA
- the glnA gene encoding type I glutamate--ammonia ligase, producing the protein MDRQQEFVLRTVEERDIRFIRLWFTDVLGMLKSVAIAPAELESAFTEGIGFDGSAIEGLTRVYEADMIARPDPTTFQVLPWRGEHHGTARMFCDILTPDGEPSLADSRNVLKRALAKASDQGFTFYTHPEVEFYLFEPPKADGPLVPIDHGGYFDHVARTQGHDFRRAAITMLESMGISVEFSHHEAGPGQNEIDLRYADALTTADNLMTFRTVIKEVALEQGVFASFMPKPLADQPGSGMHTHFSLFEGDRNAFHEPGAQYDLSKTARHFIAGLLVHAAEITAVTNQHVNSYKRLWGGAEAPSYVCWGHNNRSALVRVPMYKPGKGNSSRVEYRALDTAANPYLAFALTLAAGLKGIEEGYELPEATDDDVWELTDAERRALGIKPLPQTLDDAISLMEKSELVAETLGEHVFDFVLKNKRQEWQGYSQQVTPFEIKRLLQVL
- a CDS encoding bifunctional [glutamine synthetase] adenylyltransferase/[glutamine synthetase]-adenylyl-L-tyrosine phosphorylase, which produces MTGRLTRLGFSDVARAAQLCGDKDLVAVVGEVHPSSALLPALAATADPDLALIALIRLCCAATVDPDHAERAALLGRLLSGDTEGIDAVYLAPDEQLVRDRLLNVLGSSVALGDELVRHPELLDVVSDTTSGLGVDASAVRAELLRSVGADPQAPVPVASMPELEATDAVRRAYRTRLLRIAASDLTSSEPLSILPAVGAALADLASAALEAALAVARGELPDHGAGVRLSVLGMGKCGGRELNYVSDVDVVYVAEPTEGTDEGDAMTAGARLATILTRVCGGGPSSVPALWPVDAALRPEGKNGPLVRTLSSHVSYYERWAKTWEFQALLKARHVAGDVDLSRDYIEAITPFVWSAVERDHFVEDSQAMRRRVEDNVPAAEADRQLKLGKGGLRDVEFTVQLLQLVHGRSDPSIQSSNTLTALAALASAGYVGREHAAQLAVCYRFLRVLEHRIQLVHLRRTHLMPTADGDLRRLARSAGMRSEGATGLLQRWRTVRRDVRTLHEELFYRPLLPATAQLSAEEASLAPDAAQARLAAIGYRDPKGALRHIAVLTEGVSRRASIQRQLLPVMLGWFAEGSDPDGGLLAFRRLSEELGTTHWYLKLLRDSGSAAYRLASLLSTSRYVAEALGRSPESVMWLAEDSELVPRSLDRLVAESNAVLTRADDQVRALTVLRAMRRRELARIACAELLGLCGPEAAALGISDAADAVLRGALRVAEFVLCEEAGLTRAEAPAAMSIIAMGRLGGREVGYGSDADVMFVYRAAPGTDDATAQTYALAVARKVRSSLGGSSEEPPLQVDADLRPEGRNGPLVRSFASYAEYYGRWSAAWESQALLRARPVAGDESLGADFVALVDPLRFPASGLDATTVREIRRIKARVEAERLPRGVDPTRHLKLGRGAISDVEWTVQLLQLQHGHAVPGLRTTETRAGLEAAVEAGLVEREDADVLAEAWQLASNLRDALVLWSGRVGGATADVLPSDITALSGIARVVHYPPGSGAQLEHDYLRSARRARGVVERLFYEFED
- a CDS encoding AI-2E family transporter, whose translation is MNQSPAASPAPSYYSRRPPRWLGRALLSAVVTVFAAIFVWRALGSLTGLIVNLIIALFLALAMEPMILWLVKHGWKRGAATATVLFGLLAAAGAVIALFGRMFLEQAGDLITSLPRTYDSVTLWAENQFDVMIPEMEELQAQLLQDYGNEVASRALAIGSSVIGGLFAFATIMLVAYYLAAAGPRFRASICGWLRPKNQTEVLRLWEITQIKISDYINSRVVLAAIASFFTGVFLTIIDIPYALPLALFTGVVSQFVPTIGTYIGGALPIVFALTSGSWQKAVMVLGFIILYQQVENMWLSPKISARALQMNPAVSFVVVLAFGAVFGALGAFLSLPVAATIQAVATTYLRRHELVDSHMLHDPARPGDDDTDDEAGDVQPDESTAAAARATSHDSAADRLRDRDERSGGQSSNS
- a CDS encoding class I SAM-dependent methyltransferase — its product is MSRTYEDLVAEASAVSVDGWDFSWLDGRATEERPSWGYQRVMSERLAVASAALDVQTGGGEVLAGAPVLPPVTAATESWPPNVTVATRLLRPRGVVVVADPDEPPLPFADAAFDLVVSRHPVTVWWDEIARVLEPGGTYLSQQVGAASMFGLVEHFLGPLPAETYRARHPDDARAAAEAAGLEVVDLRSETLRTEFFDVGAVVYYLRKVIWMVPGFTTEAYDEQLRAMHGHIEREGAFVAHSTRFLIDARRR
- a CDS encoding MBL fold metallo-hydrolase, giving the protein MAARIDHVVTSGTFSLDGETFDVDNNVWVVGDDSECVVIDAPHSVDAILAAVGDRRLTAIVCTHAHDDHVRVAPELRERTGAPIYLHPDDQPVWDLTHGESVRWDHDLSDGQTIDVAGTTLTVLHTPGHAPGAVCLSAPDLGCVFTGDTLFDGGPGATGRSFSDLPTLEASIRARLFALPDETVVHTGHGGDTTIRAEKANLDG